One Rattus norvegicus strain BN/NHsdMcwi chromosome 20, GRCr8, whole genome shotgun sequence DNA segment encodes these proteins:
- the Cstb gene encoding cystatin-B, producing MMCGAPSATMPATTETQEIADKVKSQLEEKANQKFDVFKAISFRRQVVAGTNFFIKVDVGEEKCVHLRVFEPLPHENKPLTLSSYQTDKEKHDELTYF from the exons ATGATGTGTGGCGCGCCATCCGCCACAATGCCGGCCACGACCGAGACGCAGGAGATCGCCGACAAG GTGAAGTCTCAACTTGAAGAGAAAGCAAATCAGAAGTTTGATGTCTTTAAAGCCATATCCTTCAGGAGACAGGTAGTGGCCGGCACCAACTTCTTCATCAAG gtTGATGTCGGCGAAGAAAAATGTGTGCACTTGAGGGTGTTTGAACCCCTCCCTCATGAGAACAAGCCTTTGACCTTGTCTTCTTACCAGACCGACAAAGAAAAGCACGATGAGCTAACCTACTTCTGA